CTCCATGTCGCAACGTAATCTACTGCAGCCTTTATTTGCCGATTGTTAGGAGGATTGAAGTTCACTGTAGCTATGGAACCAATTACAATCAATAAACCCCCGAGCCACTTCATTTTAGATAGTTCATAAACAAGATCTATCATCCAAGCCACCAATAAGAAAAGCGGAATGGTAATGTATAGAACGTATCGGTCAATGAACATTGGAATATAGTAAATCGAACACAGGAACATGAGTAAATAAGGAACGCAGAACCAAATAGCCAAAGACACGCCAGATCTATCGAAAAATGCTTTATTCAATTGCTGAGACCAGAATAGCTTGGGGGTGAGTGCCATTCCCAACACAATGGACATAGAGATTGAAACCGTGTTCAGGCGTTGGTTAAGCATCAGATTGATTCCGCCATAGATCTCTCCGATGCCAGGTTTGGAAACCCACGTTCCAGCATTCTGTACGTCTGTCAACCGAGTGAGAAATGTGAAAAGGTAAGGTGAATAGCAAACGCAAACGACCATCAACGACACCAAATAACGCTTCCAGTATTCGTGTCGGAAAACAATCAATCCAAGAATTGATTCCACCAAGAGGACATAAAAAGCCGTAAAATGAGAATAAAGAAGAATGATGTTGCAAACGACCAGCCCAACCCAATTCAATTTCTCCGAAGGCCTACTCAAAGTACTCAGAAAATAAAATAGGGCCCAAGCAGTGAACAGACTGAAGAGTGAATACACACGGATTTCATGTGAGAACCGAATGTGATAAGTCGAGAAGATGAACATTCCAGCAGCAATAAGCGCAATTCGCTTATTGAAGAATCGTAGGCCTGTTAGAAAAATGGGAATAACCGTTAGAGCGTTGAGAATAGAGGGGAATAATCTTACTGTTAAATCGTTATTGCCGAAGTAAAAAACGTAGTAGTGTAGCAGAATCTCGTAAAGCGGGGGGTTGTTTCCGCTGCTTAAGTATCGGATGATTGTGACAATATCAAACTGCGCAACATACAACGAGAAAGGCTCGTCTCCCGAAATATCAGTTTCATTAATGTTCAGTATTCGGACTCCAAATGCCAAGGCCAGTAAGGCGAGGCTGAGAATCCAATCAGGAATCTGTTTCATCGAATTCAACTTCATTGAAATTGCTGCACGCCAATATAATCAGGTGGAAAGATAACTTAAGATATCGCAACACCATTTTTACAAGTAGACCATGAGTGAACCTTGGGCCGTGGCTTTTTTATTCCATCAAATAATAGGTTCTTTGTGGCTATGTTGAGAGGATTATTCTTATTATCTATTTACGTCTTCAC
The DNA window shown above is from Flavobacteriales bacterium and carries:
- a CDS encoding DUF6020 family protein — its product is MKQIPDWILSLALLALAFGVRILNINETDISGDEPFSLYVAQFDIVTIIRYLSSGNNPPLYEILLHYYVFYFGNNDLTVRLFPSILNALTVIPIFLTGLRFFNKRIALIAAGMFIFSTYHIRFSHEIRVYSLFSLFTAWALFYFLSTLSRPSEKLNWVGLVVCNIILLYSHFTAFYVLLVESILGLIVFRHEYWKRYLVSLMVVCVCYSPYLFTFLTRLTDVQNAGTWVSKPGIGEIYGGINLMLNQRLNTVSISMSIVLGMALTPKLFWSQQLNKAFFDRSGVSLAIWFCVPYLLMFLCSIYYIPMFIDRYVLYITIPLFLLVAWMIDLVYELSKMKWLGGLLIVIGSIATVNFNPPNNRQIKAAVDYVATWRDDNTNVYICPDLFDLAFAYHFNREWFYHNQPFEQSNPISTLDSILVANRIYPVRDSTQIVNSNGQRTIYLDADSKFVFPSNNLLQTFERQFELKDSTHFHQIFDVYVFEKNTSTH